A single window of Tachyglossus aculeatus isolate mTacAcu1 unplaced genomic scaffold, mTacAcu1.pri scaffold_118_arrow_ctg1, whole genome shotgun sequence DNA harbors:
- the LOC119922676 gene encoding olfactory receptor 14A16-like → MANVSMVTEFLLLGFSEFRELQLAHSALFLLVYLVALMGNLLIIIITSLDQRLQSPMYFFLRHLSVLDLCLISVTVPKSTLNSLTNSRSISFLGCTTQVFLYILSAGSEVFILTTMSYDRYTAICCSLRYDIIMNREVCGKMAAASWLSGGLYSLMHTATIFSSHFCAPRIIHQFFCELPHSLKLMCPGEARAEVSVLVLSFILFWSCFVSILVSYVHIFLAVLKMPAIEGRTKVFSTCLPDLAVVSLFIFTSASAHLKPPSSSPSTLDLLVSVFYTVLPPTLNPLIYSLWNKDMKAALRKIFYTHFISGVN, encoded by the coding sequence ATGGCCAATGTCTCCATGGTGactgaattcctcctgctggggttctcagagttccgggagctgcagctggcccactctgcgctcttcctcctggtctacctggtggccctgatggggaatctccttatcatcatcatcacctcccttgaccagcgcctccaaagtcccatgtactttttcctcaggcacTTGTCCGtgctcgacctctgcctcatctctgtcactgtccccaagtcCACCCTCAACTCCTTGACAAACAGCAGATCTATCTCCTTCTTGGGGTGTACTACACAGGTCTTTTTATACATTCTTTCTGCTGGTTCAGAGGTTTTCATCCTTACAacaatgtcctatgaccgctacacagCCATCTGCTGCTCCTtgcgctatgacatcatcatgaaccgagaggtttgtgggaagatggctgcagcctcctggctcagcgggggtctCTACTCCCTGATGCACACGGCCACTATCTTTTCCTCCCACTTTTGCGCCCCTCGCatcatccaccagttcttctgtgaactCCCCCACTCGCTCAAACTTATGTGCCCTGGAGAAGCCCGAGCAGAGGTCAGTGTTCTTGTCctcagttttattttattttggagctgctttgtatccatcctcgtgtcttatgtccacatcttcttggcggtgctgaagatgccggcgatcgagggccggaccaaagtcttctccacctgcctgcctgacCTCGCCGTGGTCTCTCTGTTCATTTTCACGAGTGCGTCTGCCCATCTGAAgccaccctcatcctccccatcgacgctggacctgctggtgtccgtgttctacacagtgctgccccccaccctgaaccccctcatctacagcctgtggaacaaggacatgaaggccgccctgaggaAGATCTTTTATACCCACTTTATTTCCGGGGTGAACTGA